From the Thermosipho affectus genome, one window contains:
- the glgX gene encoding glycogen debranching protein GlgX, producing the protein MADYPLQYNNPDSSIILKTKKGYPKLGATPDDTGVNFGIFSRNAEKVVLELYQNYYDDEPSHRFELDPVSNKTGDIWHIYIYGVKHGQYYGWRIFGPYDPENGKRFNHNKLLVDPYSKAISSSFDWDSSSAYGYDINSPLKDLSFSTEDSAKSPTKSIVIDDSKYDWGNDKQLHIPWEDTIIYEMHVRLFTISPTSKIKFSGTFLGIIEKLDHLKELGVTTIELMPIFEFNVNSIDRINPITGERLKDVWGYNPLSFFAVTGNYSIGLKLGEQVFLFKDFVKEMHKNGFEVILDVVYNHTGEGNELGPTLNFRGIDNEIYYMLNPKNKRYYLNYSGCGNTLNCNHPVVKEMIIDSLRYWATEMHVDGFRFDLAAVLGRTPDGRWIGDLSLLKDIAEDPILHNLKLIAEGWDAAGGYFLGEFPKGWAEWNGKYRDTIRRFVRGDEGVIVELAQRITGSKDLYGKKNPHASINFITCHDGFTMRDLVSYNEKHNEENGENNQDGTNENFSYNYGVEGETDNPEIIKLRKRQVKNFITILMISHGTPMILMGDEIYRTQYGNNNAYCQDNEKTWLNWTFKEKHYDIFRFFKKMIDFRKKHHALRRKHFFTGKDLTGDGIADISWHGIKPFEPDWSYHSHSLAFMISGNDFLCENATEDNDIFVILNQWREPLTFTLPILHEKTWYRVVDTSKDSPNDFLDIPEQIGFKYTTQPRSSVILISKKNHQGSNLPV; encoded by the coding sequence ATGGCAGATTATCCTCTACAGTATAACAATCCCGATTCAAGTATTATTTTAAAAACAAAAAAGGGATATCCAAAACTTGGTGCTACACCAGATGATACAGGTGTAAATTTTGGTATTTTTTCCAGAAATGCCGAAAAAGTAGTTTTGGAACTTTATCAAAACTACTATGACGATGAACCTTCTCATAGATTTGAATTAGATCCTGTATCAAATAAAACAGGGGATATTTGGCATATTTACATATACGGTGTAAAACATGGACAATATTACGGTTGGAGAATATTTGGCCCATATGATCCAGAAAATGGAAAAAGGTTTAATCATAACAAGTTACTAGTCGATCCATATTCCAAAGCTATTTCTAGTTCATTTGATTGGGATTCATCTTCTGCATACGGATATGATATAAATTCTCCTTTAAAAGATTTATCTTTCTCCACAGAAGATTCTGCAAAAAGTCCAACAAAATCAATTGTAATAGATGATTCAAAGTACGATTGGGGCAATGACAAGCAATTGCATATACCTTGGGAAGACACTATAATCTATGAAATGCACGTTAGACTATTCACAATAAGTCCTACTTCTAAGATAAAATTTTCTGGAACCTTTCTTGGAATTATTGAAAAACTAGATCATTTAAAAGAATTAGGAGTAACTACAATTGAATTAATGCCTATTTTTGAATTTAACGTTAATTCCATTGATAGAATTAATCCTATTACTGGTGAAAGACTTAAAGATGTTTGGGGATATAATCCTTTGAGTTTTTTTGCAGTTACCGGAAACTATTCAATAGGTTTAAAACTTGGTGAGCAAGTATTCTTATTCAAAGATTTTGTAAAAGAAATGCACAAAAATGGTTTTGAAGTTATTCTAGATGTTGTTTACAATCACACAGGTGAAGGAAACGAATTGGGGCCAACTTTAAATTTCAGGGGAATTGACAATGAAATATACTATATGCTAAATCCTAAAAACAAAAGGTATTACCTTAATTATTCAGGATGCGGTAACACGTTAAATTGTAATCATCCAGTTGTAAAAGAAATGATTATAGACAGTTTAAGATATTGGGCAACTGAAATGCATGTAGATGGTTTTAGATTTGACCTTGCCGCAGTACTTGGGAGAACTCCAGATGGAAGATGGATAGGAGATTTATCACTTTTAAAGGACATAGCAGAAGATCCAATTTTACATAACCTAAAACTTATTGCAGAAGGCTGGGATGCAGCTGGAGGATATTTCTTAGGCGAATTCCCAAAAGGTTGGGCAGAATGGAACGGAAAATACAGAGATACAATTAGAAGATTCGTTAGGGGGGATGAGGGGGTAATTGTTGAACTTGCACAAAGAATAACAGGGAGTAAAGACTTATACGGGAAGAAAAATCCACACGCTAGTATAAATTTTATAACTTGCCACGACGGTTTTACAATGAGAGATTTAGTAAGTTACAACGAAAAACACAATGAAGAAAATGGAGAAAATAATCAAGATGGCACTAATGAAAACTTTAGTTATAATTATGGAGTTGAAGGTGAAACAGATAATCCCGAAATTATAAAATTAAGAAAGCGTCAAGTAAAAAACTTTATAACAATCCTTATGATATCGCATGGCACTCCAATGATCTTAATGGGAGATGAAATATACAGAACACAATACGGAAACAATAATGCGTATTGTCAAGACAATGAAAAAACATGGCTTAATTGGACATTTAAAGAAAAACACTACGATATTTTTAGATTTTTCAAAAAAATGATTGATTTTAGAAAAAAACACCATGCCCTTCGTAGAAAACACTTTTTCACCGGGAAAGACTTAACTGGTGATGGTATTGCAGATATTAGTTGGCACGGTATAAAACCATTTGAACCAGATTGGTCCTACCATTCGCATTCTTTGGCCTTTATGATAAGTGGAAACGACTTTTTGTGTGAAAATGCCACGGAGGATAATGACATATTTGTTATCTTGAACCAATGGAGAGAACCACTTACCTTTACACTCCCCATATTGCACGAAAAAACTTGGTATCGTGTTGTTGATACATCTAAAGATTCACCAAATGATTTCTTAGATATACCTGAACAAATAGGATTTAAATATACCACTCAACCTAGAAGTTCGGTTATATTAATTAGTAAAAAAAATCACCAAGGCAGCAATTTACCTGTATAA
- a CDS encoding glutaredoxin family protein, translating to MQHVKIIVYTTPTCPYCKKAKQYFKQLGLKFKEYDVSKDQKAAERMYKKSKQLGVPVIEIGNQVIVGFDKAKIDRLLNIN from the coding sequence ATGCAACACGTTAAAATTATTGTTTACACCACTCCAACTTGCCCATATTGTAAAAAGGCAAAACAATATTTTAAGCAACTTGGATTAAAATTTAAAGAATACGATGTTTCAAAAGATCAAAAAGCCGCTGAAAGAATGTACAAAAAAAGCAAACAACTTGGTGTGCCTGTAATTGAGATTGGAAATCAAGTTATTGTAGGATTCGACAAAGCTAAAATAGACAGGTTATTAAATATAAACTAA
- a CDS encoding FAD:protein FMN transferase encodes MRKKNSKDLNRLSRISLIFTILLVVLIGVVLITSFFKKNVKYETFETFSLGTYVQLRISTKSNATIIAREIFQELNRITKKFDPYNPESIIYKLNNSNGWLEVDDETFAVVDLSLQYAKITNGSFDPTLGRLVKLWGFDKFAEKENKTFKVPARVEIDKVLKKCGYEKVEMDYKNRRIKTNGVWLDLGGIVKGYALERAYQIAKEADQECTGFIEAGGDIRILGPKFGRDYWIIGIRNPRGSDSIDYIYLKSGAVATSGDYERFFVVNGKRYHHILDISTGYPATSAISATVIADDAIKADAFSTAAFVLGKNKWLYTRTIMPKNNADVFLVTDELKYLKTDGFVYYENTY; translated from the coding sequence ATGCGGAAAAAAAATAGTAAAGATTTGAATCGACTTTCGAGAATTTCTTTGATATTTACAATTCTTTTGGTAGTGTTGATTGGTGTAGTTTTAATTACAAGTTTTTTTAAAAAAAATGTAAAGTATGAAACTTTTGAAACATTTTCTTTAGGGACATATGTACAGTTGAGAATTTCGACAAAATCCAATGCAACGATAATTGCAAGAGAGATTTTTCAAGAGCTTAATAGAATAACAAAAAAATTTGATCCGTACAATCCAGAATCAATTATTTACAAATTGAACAACAGCAATGGATGGTTAGAAGTTGACGATGAAACTTTTGCCGTAGTTGATTTGTCACTACAATATGCGAAAATTACAAATGGAAGTTTTGACCCTACTTTGGGAAGACTTGTAAAACTTTGGGGATTTGATAAGTTTGCGGAAAAAGAAAATAAAACCTTTAAAGTTCCAGCGAGAGTGGAAATTGATAAAGTGCTAAAAAAGTGTGGTTATGAAAAAGTAGAAATGGATTACAAAAATAGAAGGATAAAGACGAATGGTGTTTGGCTTGATCTTGGAGGGATTGTAAAAGGATATGCACTTGAAAGGGCTTATCAAATTGCAAAGGAAGCAGATCAAGAATGTACAGGTTTTATAGAAGCAGGAGGAGACATTAGGATATTAGGGCCCAAGTTTGGAAGAGATTATTGGATTATAGGGATTAGAAATCCGAGGGGAAGTGACAGTATAGATTATATATACCTTAAAAGTGGAGCTGTCGCAACCAGCGGAGATTATGAGAGGTTTTTTGTAGTAAATGGAAAAAGATATCATCATATATTGGATATTTCTACAGGATATCCCGCGACAAGTGCTATAAGTGCGACTGTTATTGCAGACGACGCTATAAAAGCCGATGCATTTTCTACTGCAGCTTTTGTTTTAGGAAAGAATAAATGGCTTTATACAAGGACTATTATGCCCAAAAATAATGCGGATGTATTTTTGGTTACCGATGAGTTGAAATATTTAAAAACAGATGGTTTTGTATATTATGAAAATACATATTAA
- a CDS encoding thioredoxin family protein, translating to MKNMLLSLLVLTSVFVFSYDYTFYDLGIAHKISNIEDKPLLIYFSSPSCIYCKKFENEVLSSKEFQEILKAAYIFVKINPNNKKTVFLDKEFTNNELFSAFGIRGTPTFVFWHQDKAITSIPGYMPLNDFKKALMYILRFLYEDYKETFKVYSKKDDFYLGNKQIISVSKDDFDFVKENDKNSIFLDSLNKDINPYNVYLTKSKDIAKKLSKNGALRVLILEE from the coding sequence ATGAAAAATATGTTACTATCTTTGTTGGTACTTACATCAGTTTTTGTATTTTCATATGATTATACTTTCTATGACCTTGGTATTGCACACAAAATTTCAAACATAGAAGACAAACCCCTTTTAATATATTTCTCCTCTCCTTCGTGCATTTACTGCAAAAAGTTTGAAAATGAAGTACTATCATCAAAAGAATTTCAAGAAATTTTGAAAGCTGCATATATATTTGTAAAAATAAATCCAAACAATAAAAAAACAGTGTTTTTAGACAAAGAGTTTACAAACAACGAACTTTTTTCGGCGTTTGGTATTAGGGGAACTCCAACATTTGTATTTTGGCATCAAGATAAGGCGATTACCTCAATACCTGGTTATATGCCATTAAACGACTTTAAAAAAGCACTTATGTATATCCTAAGATTTTTATACGAAGATTACAAAGAAACTTTTAAGGTATACTCAAAAAAAGATGATTTCTATTTAGGGAATAAACAAATAATTTCTGTTTCAAAAGATGACTTTGATTTTGTAAAAGAGAACGATAAAAACTCAATATTTTTAGATAGCTTAAATAAAGATATAAATCCCTATAACGTCTACTTAACTAAATCCAAAGATATTGCTAAAAAATTAAGTAAAAATGGCGCCTTAAGAGTACTTATATTGGAGGAGTAA
- a CDS encoding YbaB/EbfC family nucleoid-associated protein produces the protein MKKLKSFGGKNLGGKSMNQLQKIQEEMQKKLQEVEGSFANMEVEVSVGGGAIKIVATADRKVKDIELDEDLLEDGETLKDLLIAGMNELMEKIEKLREEEMAKITQSFLPFGI, from the coding sequence ATGAAAAAATTGAAAAGTTTTGGTGGAAAGAACCTTGGTGGTAAATCTATGAATCAACTTCAAAAAATTCAAGAGGAAATGCAAAAGAAACTTCAGGAAGTAGAGGGAAGTTTTGCAAATATGGAAGTTGAAGTTAGTGTTGGAGGGGGAGCAATAAAAATAGTAGCAACAGCAGATAGAAAGGTAAAGGATATAGAATTAGACGAAGATTTATTAGAAGATGGTGAAACACTTAAGGACTTGTTAATTGCTGGTATGAACGAGTTGATGGAAAAAATTGAAAAACTAAGAGAAGAGGAAATGGCAAAAATTACTCAAAGCTTTCTTCCATTTGGAATATGA
- the trxB gene encoding thioredoxin-disulfide reductase has translation MIHLDLGNISSGPKEYYDVIIVGAGPAGLTAAIYAGRAGLSAVVLEKALEGGAVTQTHIVENWPGFIKIEGGELGEKFAAHAKAFGAEIVTAQVVKISYDNEHKYVELDNSKKIKGKVIIFATGAVPRKLGVPGEEKFRGRGVTYCAACDGYLFSGKDVVVVGGGDSACDEAHFLAKMVNSITMVQNLPYLTAAKVLQDRLMQNKNVKVILNSLVKEIRGTNKVEEVVIVNNETKEEKVIKAEGVFIYVGLKPNSDLIKDIVQTDDYGYIITDENMETNIPGIYAVGDVRKKNLRQIVTAAADGAIAVEHAAKKYF, from the coding sequence ATGATTCACCTTGACTTGGGAAATATATCCTCCGGGCCAAAGGAATATTACGATGTTATTATTGTCGGAGCAGGACCAGCAGGTCTTACCGCAGCAATTTATGCTGGACGTGCGGGGTTATCCGCCGTTGTTCTTGAAAAAGCATTAGAAGGTGGTGCTGTAACACAAACTCATATTGTAGAAAACTGGCCAGGGTTTATTAAAATTGAAGGTGGCGAACTTGGAGAAAAATTTGCAGCGCATGCAAAAGCTTTTGGAGCGGAAATTGTTACAGCACAAGTAGTAAAGATTTCATACGATAACGAGCACAAATACGTCGAACTTGATAACAGTAAGAAAATTAAAGGAAAGGTTATTATTTTCGCAACAGGTGCTGTTCCAAGAAAATTAGGTGTTCCCGGAGAAGAAAAATTTAGAGGTAGAGGTGTTACTTACTGTGCAGCATGTGATGGTTATTTATTCTCTGGAAAAGACGTTGTTGTAGTTGGTGGTGGAGATAGTGCATGTGATGAAGCACATTTTCTTGCAAAAATGGTAAATAGCATTACTATGGTACAAAATTTGCCTTATCTTACTGCCGCAAAAGTACTTCAAGATAGGCTTATGCAAAACAAGAACGTAAAAGTAATCCTCAACTCTCTAGTAAAAGAAATCAGAGGAACTAATAAAGTTGAAGAGGTTGTTATAGTAAACAACGAAACAAAAGAAGAAAAAGTTATTAAAGCTGAAGGAGTATTCATCTATGTTGGACTTAAACCGAATAGTGATTTAATCAAAGACATAGTCCAAACTGACGACTATGGGTATATAATTACCGACGAGAATATGGAAACAAACATCCCAGGAATCTATGCAGTCGGAGATGTAAGAAAGAAAAATCTCAGACAAATTGTAACAGCTGCCGCAGATGGGGCAATTGCCGTTGAACATGCTGCAAAAAAATACTTCTAA
- a CDS encoding OsmC family protein encodes MAKAEMNFYNGMLFYSKTTSGHDLILDASENVGGKDAGARPKELILYSLMGCTGMDVVSLLRKMRVIDQMESFKLEADYENASEHPKVYTKIHLKYIFKFNGEPPKEKVEKAVNLSQNRYCAVSAMLKKVVPEFTYEIVYE; translated from the coding sequence GTGGCAAAAGCTGAAATGAATTTTTACAATGGTATGTTATTTTATTCAAAAACGACATCAGGTCATGATTTAATCCTTGATGCTTCTGAAAATGTAGGTGGAAAAGATGCAGGAGCAAGACCTAAAGAATTAATTTTATACTCTCTTATGGGATGTACTGGAATGGATGTAGTTTCATTATTAAGAAAAATGAGAGTTATTGACCAAATGGAATCTTTCAAGTTAGAAGCAGATTATGAAAACGCATCTGAACATCCAAAAGTATATACCAAAATTCATTTAAAATACATATTCAAATTCAACGGAGAACCTCCAAAAGAAAAAGTAGAAAAAGCAGTAAATCTTTCTCAGAACAGATACTGCGCAGTCTCTGCAATGTTGAAAAAAGTAGTACCAGAATTTACTTACGAGATTGTATACGAATAA
- the amrS gene encoding AmmeMemoRadiSam system radical SAM enzyme translates to MKKMATFFDEKDGGIVCELCPRKCFLKDDQMGFCKVRRNEDGILYTMNYGEISAIAMEPIEKKPFFHFRPKDKVFSIGSWGCNFSCGFCQNWEISQVKPAVKTVTPVQIVEMAKNSNSGGIAFTYNEPIVGYEFVLDTSRISHKEGLYNVLVTNGYIELEPLSVLIQNIDAINIDVKGNESFYREIGGDYNHILKVIEFLKSRGIHVEVTTLVIPGKNDNEGDLSKIFEDISKIDRDIPLHLTRYFPAYKYDISPTPIEKLEKLFYIAKEFLNFVYLGNVFDKKFETTFCPECHTELIVRDGYKVEVKNLTEGGICKVCGKKIVKI, encoded by the coding sequence ATGAAAAAAATGGCAACGTTTTTTGATGAAAAAGATGGTGGGATTGTTTGTGAACTTTGTCCACGTAAATGTTTTTTAAAAGATGATCAAATGGGTTTTTGTAAAGTTAGAAGAAATGAAGATGGAATTTTGTATACCATGAATTACGGTGAAATAAGTGCTATTGCAATGGAGCCAATTGAAAAGAAACCGTTTTTTCATTTTAGACCAAAAGATAAAGTATTTTCCATAGGTTCCTGGGGATGTAATTTTTCATGTGGTTTTTGCCAAAATTGGGAAATTTCTCAGGTTAAACCTGCTGTAAAAACTGTTACTCCTGTACAAATTGTTGAGATGGCTAAAAATAGTAATTCAGGTGGGATAGCATTTACTTATAATGAACCTATTGTGGGATATGAATTTGTGCTTGATACTAGTAGAATTTCTCATAAGGAAGGTTTGTATAATGTTTTAGTTACTAATGGTTATATAGAATTGGAACCACTTTCGGTATTAATACAAAATATTGATGCGATAAATATTGATGTAAAGGGAAACGAGAGTTTTTACAGGGAAATTGGGGGGGATTATAATCATATTTTAAAGGTTATTGAATTTTTAAAATCAAGAGGAATACATGTAGAGGTTACAACACTTGTTATTCCAGGGAAAAATGATAATGAAGGGGATTTATCAAAGATTTTCGAAGATATTTCGAAAATTGATAGAGATATCCCATTGCATTTAACTAGGTATTTTCCAGCGTATAAATATGATATTTCTCCAACTCCTATTGAAAAATTGGAAAAATTATTTTATATTGCAAAGGAATTTTTGAATTTTGTATATCTTGGAAATGTATTTGATAAAAAGTTTGAAACCACTTTTTGTCCAGAGTGTCATACGGAGTTGATTGTAAGGGACGGTTATAAAGTTGAGGTAAAGAATCTTACAGAAGGAGGAATTTGTAAAGTATGCGGAAAAAAAATAGTAAAGATTTGA
- a CDS encoding cytochrome c biogenesis CcdA family protein, with protein sequence MFYKDISVWVALGHGILSFFSPCILPLIPAFLGILFTAKNKLLKLLGFLSGFSIFFTVIGVFSSIFGFFFAKYGSIINYVFGSIIILMGTLYIFQKELLKPRKVNVWKFKGGSFITGFLLGGVIGIIWIPCSSPILGSILAIAASANSLKGAVLLFVYSLGISIPFLTIGSSISKLMTASFKAPRWELTLRIIGGTFLILLGVLIMFGKMVV encoded by the coding sequence ATGTTCTATAAAGATATAAGTGTTTGGGTAGCTCTAGGTCATGGTATACTATCTTTTTTTAGTCCATGTATTTTACCATTAATTCCTGCATTTTTGGGAATACTTTTTACTGCTAAAAATAAACTTCTTAAACTTTTAGGCTTTTTATCTGGTTTTTCCATATTCTTCACAGTTATCGGTGTTTTTTCATCAATTTTTGGTTTTTTCTTTGCAAAGTATGGTAGTATAATTAATTATGTATTTGGTTCTATAATCATATTGATGGGGACATTATATATTTTTCAAAAAGAACTACTAAAACCAAGGAAAGTAAATGTGTGGAAATTCAAAGGCGGCAGTTTTATTACTGGTTTTTTACTTGGAGGAGTTATTGGCATTATTTGGATCCCATGTAGTAGTCCAATATTAGGGTCAATATTAGCAATCGCTGCAAGTGCAAATTCGCTAAAAGGTGCTGTCCTTCTTTTTGTATATTCTCTTGGTATATCAATACCTTTTTTGACTATTGGATCATCTATATCAAAATTAATGACTGCAAGTTTTAAAGCACCTAGATGGGAGCTCACATTAAGAATTATTGGTGGAACCTTTTTAATATTACTTGGTGTTCTAATAATGTTTGGAAAAATGGTAGTTTGA
- a CDS encoding rhomboid family intramembrane serine protease — MKKESFYYLILVNVVILLLIEILKFFSYNEVMLYLMFGAQYGPLVSSGQWYRIITAMFVHGGFIHLIFNMYALYFLGRIVENVYGTDKFLSLYFLTGIVGNVATHLFYYKSFSVGASGAIFGLVGVLFAAGFRRDTPYTLKSLTGSALLPMILVNIFLGFMPGSNINNAAHLGGFFTGMVLGYFVPIYDYSWNVRKIWKILKWILILLVIISYFLLFINEV; from the coding sequence ATGAAAAAAGAAAGTTTTTATTACCTTATATTAGTGAATGTTGTTATTTTACTCTTAATTGAAATACTGAAATTTTTTAGTTACAATGAGGTTATGTTATATTTGATGTTTGGTGCACAGTATGGTCCGTTGGTTTCCAGTGGACAGTGGTATAGAATTATTACTGCAATGTTTGTCCATGGAGGTTTTATTCATTTAATATTTAACATGTATGCTTTGTATTTTTTAGGACGTATCGTTGAGAATGTGTATGGTACTGATAAGTTTTTATCGCTTTATTTTTTGACTGGTATTGTTGGAAATGTAGCAACCCATTTGTTTTATTACAAATCTTTTTCAGTAGGGGCTAGTGGAGCCATTTTTGGATTAGTTGGAGTGTTATTTGCAGCAGGGTTTAGAAGAGATACGCCATATACTTTAAAATCTCTAACTGGTAGTGCTTTATTACCGATGATTTTGGTAAATATCTTTTTAGGATTTATGCCTGGTTCTAATATAAATAATGCTGCACATTTGGGTGGTTTCTTTACTGGAATGGTTTTGGGATATTTTGTTCCTATATATGATTATTCTTGGAATGTCAGAAAAATCTGGAAGATATTAAAATGGATTTTAATTTTGTTGGTTATAATTTCGTATTTTTTATTATTCATTAATGAGGTGTAA
- a CDS encoding SDR family oxidoreductase yields the protein MNILITGANRGIGRALLLEAQRRGYTTIATMRNPVESAYYLDLSEKDSIDKFADELVETVDILINNAGVLYKDNFGNLDYENFIKTFKVNTLGALFLTEALYKRGKLRQGGKVVNISSVLGSIELTSGTNSFSYSLSKAALNMVTKLLSNKLKGISVISVHPGWVKTEMGGKEAPVLPNDSAKGILNVIEEINDTGVFVDYTGKLLPW from the coding sequence ATGAATATATTAATTACAGGGGCAAATAGGGGAATTGGTCGAGCATTACTCCTTGAAGCACAAAGACGGGGATACACAACTATTGCCACAATGAGAAATCCGGTTGAGAGTGCATATTATTTAGATTTATCAGAAAAAGATTCAATAGATAAATTTGCAGATGAGTTGGTTGAAACTGTAGATATCTTAATAAATAATGCAGGAGTTTTGTATAAGGATAATTTTGGTAATTTAGATTATGAAAATTTCATAAAAACTTTTAAAGTTAATACTTTGGGAGCTTTGTTTCTTACAGAGGCTCTGTATAAAAGAGGAAAATTAAGACAGGGAGGGAAAGTTGTAAATATTTCTTCCGTGTTGGGATCTATCGAATTGACAAGTGGAACGAATAGTTTTTCGTATTCCCTTTCTAAAGCAGCCCTTAATATGGTAACCAAACTTTTATCGAATAAATTGAAAGGTATATCAGTTATTTCCGTACATCCAGGTTGGGTAAAAACAGAGATGGGAGGAAAAGAAGCACCAGTCTTACCAAATGATTCTGCAAAGGGTATATTGAATGTAATTGAAGAGATAAATGATACAGGCGTATTTGTAGATTATACAGGTAAATTGCTGCCTTGGTGA
- a CDS encoding L,D-transpeptidase family protein yields MKKIYMILYLFLTVLLFSAHYVEVHTVTATGIVLSITPYYSAVKAPKVYIYGPTGFVRAENIGNNLYEFEDGKFSWIVPIIFGENRFGQIVTGVLPTPIIDVYQYKKNVSVKVLTNPKDLSLTVKVDTDYDVVSGDIDGDKMILIKSDSGYILYTDKKRKEHQNILKITVKLDGKKSKDVTYKLFTLNGFTTYLRGDFTPYVFNKITTHVVKKGETLWEIAKKYGVRTADLQIINELDDPNKIYAGMRLDIGKVQFTEGLTSIVVNLATSRLAVYYAGKLVKIFPVAIGRSDSMPPGIYWIFDKQIDPALYWFGEYIPPRSPINGLGTRFLQLSNPKYGIHGTTKPWEIGRRISHGCVRMFNRDVETLDSFVDLGSPVFVVKNFKDFPENLSNIPEFVKFKIQTKKIKNREDKGG; encoded by the coding sequence ATGAAGAAAATTTACATGATTTTATATTTATTTCTTACAGTACTACTTTTTTCGGCGCATTATGTAGAAGTTCATACCGTCACCGCTACGGGGATTGTTTTATCCATAACACCGTATTATAGTGCTGTCAAAGCACCAAAAGTTTATATTTATGGGCCTACAGGTTTTGTAAGAGCAGAAAATATTGGGAATAATCTTTACGAATTTGAGGATGGGAAATTTAGTTGGATTGTACCTATAATTTTTGGGGAAAATAGATTCGGACAGATTGTTACCGGTGTACTTCCTACGCCAATTATTGATGTGTACCAATATAAAAAAAATGTTAGTGTTAAGGTGCTTACCAACCCAAAAGATTTGTCTTTAACTGTGAAGGTGGATACAGATTATGATGTTGTTTCCGGGGATATCGATGGAGATAAAATGATTTTAATTAAGAGCGATAGTGGTTATATACTTTATACAGATAAAAAAAGAAAAGAACATCAAAATATCTTAAAAATAACTGTTAAGCTTGATGGAAAAAAGAGTAAAGATGTAACGTATAAATTATTTACTTTAAATGGTTTTACAACTTATCTTCGAGGTGATTTTACACCGTATGTTTTTAACAAAATCACTACCCATGTAGTAAAGAAAGGAGAAACATTGTGGGAAATTGCTAAAAAGTACGGTGTAAGAACGGCTGATTTACAAATTATAAACGAATTGGATGATCCTAATAAGATATATGCAGGTATGAGATTAGATATAGGAAAGGTGCAGTTTACAGAAGGATTAACATCTATAGTTGTTAACCTTGCAACTTCTAGGTTAGCGGTATATTATGCGGGGAAATTAGTAAAAATCTTTCCCGTGGCAATTGGAAGAAGTGATTCAATGCCCCCGGGAATTTATTGGATTTTTGATAAACAAATTGATCCCGCACTTTATTGGTTTGGAGAATATATTCCTCCTCGTTCACCGATTAATGGATTGGGAACTAGGTTTTTGCAACTTTCGAATCCCAAATATGGAATTCACGGAACAACAAAGCCATGGGAAATAGGTAGGAGAATATCACATGGTTGTGTTAGAATGTTTAATAGAGATGTTGAAACATTAGATTCTTTTGTTGATTTGGGAAGTCCCGTATTTGTGGTAAAAAATTTTAAAGATTTTCCGGAGAATTTGTCTAATATTCCTGAGTTTGTTAAATTTAAGATTCAAACGAAAAAAATAAAAAACAGGGAGGATAAGGGAGGATAG